A single region of the Campylobacteraceae bacterium genome encodes:
- a CDS encoding NIPSNAP family protein, producing the protein MITCYLNYIIDPSKMKEFEHYAKLWIPLVNSFGGVHHGYFLPSEGKNNVALALFTFESFALYETYRNASFKHKECLEAFDYAQKTKCILSYERSFFKPIFQ; encoded by the coding sequence ATGATTACATGTTATTTAAATTATATTATAGATCCCAGTAAAATGAAAGAATTTGAACATTATGCAAAACTATGGATTCCTCTTGTCAATAGTTTTGGAGGCGTTCATCATGGTTATTTTTTACCCAGCGAAGGCAAAAATAATGTGGCTTTGGCTTTATTTACTTTTGAATCTTTTGCTTTGTATGAAACATATAGAAATGCTTCCTTCAAGCATAAAGAATGCCTTGAAGCCTTTGATTATGCCCAAAAAACAAAGTGTATTCTTTCTTATGAGAGAAGTTTTTTTAAGCCCATTTTTCAATAG
- a CDS encoding DJ-1/PfpI family protein yields MSKKILIIAGDFVEDYEIMVPYQCLLMLGHTVDVVCPNKVAGDTIKTAIHDFEGDQTYTEKPGHNFALNATFDDVNTKNYDALLIPGGRAPEYIRLEQRVLDITNEFNDANKPIASVCHGIQVLVAAQIVKDKKCSAYPACAPDLNLAGGEWIDIGFEDAHVDGNLVTAAAWPAHPKWLAKFHELLK; encoded by the coding sequence ATGAGTAAAAAGATTTTGATTATTGCAGGAGATTTTGTTGAAGATTATGAAATTATGGTTCCTTACCAATGTTTATTAATGTTGGGACATACAGTAGATGTTGTTTGTCCAAATAAAGTTGCAGGTGATACTATAAAAACAGCTATTCATGATTTTGAAGGGGATCAAACCTATACAGAAAAACCTGGACATAACTTTGCTTTGAATGCTACATTTGATGATGTAAATACAAAAAATTATGATGCTTTATTAATCCCTGGTGGTCGTGCTCCTGAGTATATTCGTTTAGAGCAAAGAGTACTTGATATTACCAATGAATTTAATGATGCAAACAAACCCATTGCTTCTGTTTGCCATGGTATTCAAGTTCTAGTAGCAGCACAAATTGTAAAAGATAAAAAATGTTCAGCTTATCCTGCTTGTGCTCCTGATCTTAATTTAGCTGGTGGTGAGTGGATTGATATTGGTTTCGAAGATGCACATGTTGATGGTAATTTAGTAACAGCAGCTGCTTGGCCTGCACACCCTAAATGGTTGGCTAAATTTCACGAACTTCTTAAATAG
- a CDS encoding LysE family translocator: MDDFFTLAIILSLFTFTMTTTLSPGPNNILVLSSGLTYGYKKTLPHMLGVIIGFPLMVILIGLGAGIVFEKFPFVLDILKYLGILYLLWMAYKIVSATNNYEINEETSSKPFTFIQSALFQWVNPKAWIMGMTVISIYVNTKEDSFYQILTIACMYFFTTLIGMNIWVAGGVFLKRFISNARFVKNLNRGLAFTLILSILPVLFN, from the coding sequence ATGGACGATTTTTTTACACTAGCAATTATTCTATCATTGTTTACTTTTACTATGACAACTACCTTATCCCCTGGACCTAATAATATTTTAGTATTGTCTTCTGGTTTGACTTATGGATATAAAAAAACGCTACCACATATGTTAGGGGTAATTATTGGTTTTCCTTTAATGGTAATACTTATTGGATTAGGGGCAGGTATTGTATTTGAGAAATTTCCCTTTGTGCTGGACATACTTAAATACTTAGGTATACTTTATTTACTTTGGATGGCATATAAGATTGTAAGTGCTACAAATAATTATGAAATAAATGAAGAAACAAGTTCTAAACCTTTTACTTTTATTCAAAGTGCTTTATTTCAGTGGGTGAATCCTAAAGCTTGGATTATGGGCATGACTGTAATTTCTATTTATGTAAATACCAAAGAAGATAGTTTTTATCAAATTCTTACAATTGCTTGTATGTATTTTTTTACTACTCTTATTGGAATGAATATTTGGGTAGCAGGGGGCGTTTTTCTTAAGCGTTTTATTTCTAATGCTCGTTTTGTTAAAAATTTAAACAGAGGACTTGCTTTTACATTGATTTTATCTATTTTACCTGTGCTGTTTAATTAA
- a CDS encoding AraC family transcriptional regulator: protein MQKTQTLNIHSKIANDTLYYIYKYIDTDININDLAKEFKISKFHLHKVFKEQMQANIYETIKSIRLQKASSLLLSNQHSTITKISSMCGYSSQTSFIRAFKMRFSQTPNEWRKGGYKIYANEIINNYGVNLLKKPDFSKCEAIIIKSKIKKVYYLKNKGYSIKEASRIWQHMQAWIYTNDIKEYEELGIFHDNPVITPHKDCFYMAGVVLKNKTKLKHNNMPSFEMEEAMYASFEIQGVQGDVVRFVQWAYQEWLPSSGFSTTTNPSFAIFRKNQFLQKDGKFEATFYLPIQYI from the coding sequence ATGCAAAAAACTCAAACCTTAAATATTCATTCAAAGATTGCTAACGATACGTTATATTACATTTATAAATATATTGATACTGATATTAATATTAATGATTTAGCAAAAGAATTTAAAATAAGTAAGTTTCATTTACACAAAGTATTTAAAGAACAAATGCAAGCCAATATTTATGAAACTATTAAATCAATAAGACTTCAAAAAGCTTCTTCTTTATTATTAAGCAATCAACATTCAACCATCACAAAAATCTCTTCAATGTGTGGATATAGCTCACAAACGTCTTTTATTAGGGCTTTTAAAATGCGTTTTTCTCAAACACCCAATGAGTGGAGAAAAGGAGGATACAAAATATATGCAAATGAGATAATTAATAATTATGGAGTAAATTTACTCAAAAAACCCGACTTTTCAAAATGTGAGGCCATAATAATAAAATCAAAAATAAAAAAGGTTTATTATTTAAAAAACAAGGGATATTCTATAAAAGAAGCTTCAAGAATTTGGCAACATATGCAAGCATGGATTTATACTAATGATATAAAAGAGTATGAAGAACTTGGAATCTTTCATGATAATCCCGTAATTACCCCACATAAAGACTGTTTTTATATGGCGGGAGTAGTTCTTAAAAATAAGACAAAATTAAAACACAATAATATGCCATCTTTTGAGATGGAAGAAGCAATGTATGCAAGTTTTGAAATACAAGGAGTACAAGGTGATGTTGTAAGATTTGTGCAATGGGCATATCAAGAATGGTTGCCTTCTTCTGGTTTTTCAACAACAACCAATCCCTCTTTTGCAATTTTTAGAAAAAATCAGTTTTTACAAAAAGATGGTAAGTTTGAAGCAACTTTTTATCTTCCCATTCAATATATCTAA
- a CDS encoding DUF2860 family protein, translated as MIKKILITISLSASLLIAQSELTGSIGLGLGNSNIENNFFVHDDNDKINSINTEGNSIDKNFVSPLLNLNYGNFSLYASAEKQRLSYSWKKNNAVYIKLNGLGIEQEFDNKIFYALDYSVEDMYINPYAINVDRKTDSAKIINFNLGVNELYDFLTIEYMHEKLNIDDKVNKTEEQSYYKNEINVMAKVMDFSENSNAHLGVIVGNGVYDGESNDYNKIGLKYEMEVNFLNTHQVKIENSYEIYNFDEKNSYFNKERDEKVFAFKLIYNKTNFLNYKNVFLNTVLIKNTRNTNIDFFKSNQELFLVSIGYRF; from the coding sequence ATGATAAAAAAAATATTGATAACAATAAGTTTAAGTGCGTCATTGTTAATAGCTCAAAGTGAGCTAACGGGAAGTATTGGATTAGGGCTAGGGAATTCTAACATAGAAAATAATTTTTTCGTACATGATGATAATGATAAAATAAATTCTATCAATACAGAAGGTAATAGTATTGATAAAAATTTTGTTTCCCCCTTATTGAATCTTAATTATGGGAATTTTTCCTTATATGCTAGCGCAGAAAAGCAACGTTTGTCCTATTCTTGGAAAAAAAACAATGCTGTTTATATAAAGTTAAATGGATTAGGAATTGAACAAGAATTTGATAATAAAATCTTTTATGCTTTAGATTATTCTGTTGAAGATATGTATATTAATCCTTATGCTATAAATGTTGATAGAAAAACCGATAGCGCAAAAATTATAAATTTTAATCTTGGTGTTAACGAACTTTATGATTTTTTAACTATTGAATATATGCATGAGAAGCTTAATATTGATGATAAAGTGAATAAAACTGAAGAACAAAGTTATTATAAAAATGAAATTAATGTTATGGCAAAAGTAATGGATTTTAGTGAGAATTCGAATGCCCATCTTGGTGTTATTGTAGGTAATGGGGTATATGATGGAGAAAGTAATGATTATAATAAAATAGGCTTAAAATATGAAATGGAAGTTAATTTTTTGAATACACATCAAGTTAAGATTGAGAACTCTTATGAAATATATAATTTTGATGAAAAAAACTCTTATTTTAATAAAGAACGAGATGAAAAAGTATTCGCTTTTAAACTTATATATAATAAAACAAACTTCTTAAACTATAAAAATGTATTTTTAAATACTGTATTGATTAAAAATACAAGAAACACTAATATTGATTTTTTTAAGAGTAATCAAGAACTATTTCTTGTAAGTATTGGTTACCGTTTTTAA
- a CDS encoding HD domain-containing protein: MTEIMNNNERRKNDDRRNQEPVIYDNKLIAEIESLQIAFAKTTEKLIKDVKRQDKIMARSDKRQQKEYDELQKKLKEVNELSKEIEDTQKEVIFTMGAIGESRSRETGNHVKRVAEYSKLFAVYYGLSEEDAELLKQVSPMHDIGKVAIPDSVLNKPGRLNFDERLIMNSHAQIGYEMLKHSSRKLLKMAATVAYEHHENWDGKGYPRGLKGEEIHIYGRITALADVFDALGSERVYKKAWPNEKIFELFREERGKQFDPKLIDIFFEHVDEFLEIRVRLNDFLE; encoded by the coding sequence ATGACTGAAATTATGAACAATAATGAACGTAGAAAAAACGATGACAGAAGAAACCAAGAACCAGTAATTTACGATAATAAATTAATAGCAGAAATCGAAAGTTTACAAATTGCTTTTGCAAAAACAACTGAGAAACTTATAAAAGATGTAAAACGGCAAGATAAGATTATGGCAAGAAGTGATAAACGCCAGCAAAAAGAATACGACGAATTGCAAAAAAAATTAAAAGAAGTAAATGAGTTAAGCAAAGAAATTGAAGATACTCAAAAAGAAGTTATTTTTACCATGGGAGCAATTGGTGAAAGTCGTTCAAGAGAAACTGGAAATCATGTTAAGCGAGTAGCTGAATACTCTAAATTATTTGCTGTATATTATGGTCTAAGTGAAGAAGATGCTGAGCTTCTAAAACAAGTTTCACCCATGCATGATATTGGAAAAGTAGCTATTCCTGATTCTGTTTTAAATAAACCAGGGCGTTTAAATTTTGATGAAAGACTTATTATGAACAGTCATGCTCAAATTGGTTATGAAATGCTTAAACACTCAAGCAGGAAACTTCTTAAAATGGCTGCTACAGTAGCTTATGAACATCATGAGAACTGGGATGGAAAAGGATATCCTAGAGGTCTAAAAGGTGAAGAAATACATATTTATGGAAGAATTACGGCTTTAGCAGATGTATTTGATGCTTTGGGTTCTGAGCGAGTATATAAAAAAGCATGGCCTAATGAAAAAATATTTGAATTGTTTAGAGAAGAAAGAGGAAAACAGTTTGATCCAAAACTTATTGATATATTTTTTGAGCATGTAGATGAATTTCTTGAAATCAGAGTAAGACTTAATGACTTTTTAGAATAA